ACTCTGTTTCACAGCAGAGGAGGCTACTAGATTCTCCCTCCACACCCGGTAGACCAGTTTTCACCTTCAGCTCTGGCCTTCCTAGAAAGAGCTTTCCTTCCAAATGGGATGATGCAGAGAAATGGCTCATGAGCACTTCTTGCCATGACTCACCTGCTCACAACAACACCACTTTGAAGGTTTCAGTTTCAGACTCCTCAAAGATCACAACCAGACAACAACATTGTGGTGATGATGTTGTTGGCTTCAAGCAGCAAATGGAAGGTTTCTCGGAGAAATCAAGGGTCACAGAAGAAAGGGTTTCGTCCAAAGCTGTACCAAACTTCCCTTGGTCTCCTTCTTTGGACCACCACCATAACACACTCGGTTCTTTCAATGGTGTTAAAGACATTGTACTAAAAGGTGGGATATCACAGACTAAACTTCAAAATTTGACTTTATAactacttttttccttttcttctttagtTTTTCCAATCTACCCTTTTAGCCATCGTTATCTTCctgtttcttttcccttttgtctttattataatcttttattttcaaagactTTATATATTGTGGGTAGgttgaatattaaaatttcttacAGTTTCATTGTATTCTTAGCTGATGAGCCATGATGGTAGCTTGTGCTGATTCTGTTTGCAACTTCTGGCATAACCTAGGATCATATATCTCATGTATCAGATTAAAAGCTATGTAATAGCAACATACTGGTTAAATAAGAAGTGAGAcctttaaaattttctaaatttcaaTCATTAGTATAGAGGGTatgcaaaatattttgttagagTAACATTTTTCAAATTGAGAAACAAATATCATCATCCTATTGGGGTGTATTTGAAATTGAAtggaacataataaaaataatggacTATACAATTTTACTAATGTAGTGAATTGCAATGCAGATAAGTTCACAGACAGCATAGAGCCTGTATTGCCAAATTTGAGATATTTAGAGCCGGCTAAAGAAGGGTTCTTGTTTAGGAACCAAGGTGGTGGAGCAATGCAAGATGCTTGCACAGAAGTGGTTCAACATAGAGACATTGGGACTGAGATGACTCCTCTTGGAAGTTCCACAACTTCAAGATGCCACACCCCAGTCAAGATTTCATCGCCGCCTCGCCACAACACTCCTGCAAGTAGGTCAGGACcattggccttggctagcagtGCCTGCACTCTTGATGTTATTCAGCTTGAGGAGTGCCATTTTTCCAAGCTGCAACTAGGAACACAGTATGATTTAGTCCCTTTAAATTGGAGCTCAAGTGAGgaggaagaaaaggaaatatCTAAAAGCTTGAGGCACAATGGTAGCCACAAGGCTGATTCAGACTGCATTGCTGCTGCATGGGAAGAAGAGGAGAAGACCAAGTGTTGTCTTAGGTAGTAACTCAACCTTGATAGTTTCAGTGTATTGAATGTGGGAGGAGCGTTAATAACACACTTCTCACACATTTTCAATATCATAAATACGCTAATTAAAATAAGGAGTAGAGTAAGACTTttacatttttgtaatttttaataaattttggcaAGTAGTAGAGAATGTTTTAAGATATTTTGCTAGTGCTTCTCTTGTTTGTAGTTTTGTTCTGATATGTATGGCTGGAACTGATTACTGAATTGTGATTTTGAGTTGTTGCAGGTATCAGAGAGAAGAAGCAAAAATCCAAGCTTGGGTAAACCTCCAAAATGCTAAAGCAGAGGCCAGGTCAAGAAAGCTTGAGGTATTTTATTGCCATTCATAGATTATCTTCTGTATAACAAATCTGTACAGTTTCTTGCACAATAAGAGAAATAGGTAGAAAAGAGAAATGTGAAATAAAGTGAGTGGTATaataaaagaagataaagagaaaaaatactATCGAAAGTGCGTTACCAATAATGTAACTAGTATAAAAATGCTATTCTGAGTCATAGATGTAATAGCATAATATAACTAAATGCTATTCTAACTTCTAAGTCATAATAGCTGGTAATAGCCGTATTGTTGAATGTTTATCCAAATGACAGCAGATTAAGCCCTTCTCTcaagttaaatattaaatatcaggATAAGTTAAACTCTAATCTCGAGATTATGTCCACTTAAAAGCTTTTTGATGCTGAGTAGGACTAGGGGTAgtatttctttttagtttttgtctccccaaaatctaaaacaatatatttagttttataataatcaCATGAGGTTAATTATTTGTGTGTAAAATGACTaatttggttttgaaaggaatgctattaaaagaaagagtgaccaaaactaaaatttacttattttacgAAGACAGAGAatgataatttcaaattttagagaaatgaaaattaaattagagactAAAGTTAAAACTTGTTTCATTTTACAATACCAAAACATATTCAACCcagtattttaatttcaatatgtAAAGGCAGTTTTCCCGCTGGTTGTATGTCCGGCCCTCCATTTGTTGGGTACTTGACTAGTTGCTTTTggcattgaaatttgaaatattaataatttgtaaAGTACTACAAGATATCCATTACTGGAACTTTACACTTTTGGAAGCATTTTCAACTGTTTGTAAGACCATATTACTGTGTAAATGCACATGGTGTAGCCTGTTGTCCTAAGCACATAGAAAACTCAATACTATCCTCACTATGTAATGTAGTACTAACGAGTTTTATGCATTAGCTCCTGCTATCAACTTTTGACCACAATTGAACGCCAGTGCCTTTGCCGGGCATGTTGGTGACCTATTCCTCGAGCCACCCCCAACTCATGcacacattttattattattttcttgacCAGTCCACCGTCCAATTCTGAGTCTTCCTCCAATCAATTAGTACTTCTCTATCTTCATGTTTCACTCTTACTAGTAATTGAGGATAAATAATCATCAaactcttaattaaaaaaactgaaaccCAGCAGCAATAATGTTCATAATACTTACTAGTATTATATTATGGAGCACATGTGAACATTACATTTAGAAATTCGTGAGAAATTTGGGGTATTCTAAGTTGGCTAGTGTTATGTCAActtgaaaatatgaaatttataataattatcccACAATATATGTCATGTGTAATATTTGGACgattaaaacaattaaagaaTAGCAATTAAGTTCTGAATGTTAATTGTTTTTGCTCAACAACTGAAAATTCATTGATTGCACAAGATGTGCTAAAAGGGGAACTACAAAATTGTGTCCTACCATAAATACAAATATCCAGCATTAATGCCCACCAGCACATGATAAAGAATGAAATGTGCAAACCCAGAATCCCACTAATTCAGATGATCAGATCTTACCCTATACAAAGTACAAACTGTGAGGTACATGTGAAAAATGATTATTgtcgtataaaaaaattatccttaaataattatcattttagcttttcaatataatattattttttttcacttatatctCTCATAATAGCgaataacaatataaataaattaattaatggtgatataaaattaattttgtaaaattattactcttttgaatctatttattgtttttttaaagtttataaaaCAACTTAAcacaacaattatttttaaactgaCAATTTAATGAGTTTAATGGTGGTTGGTCgttcaatcacaaattatcattgatataattttaaaagtaattatcataaaagttaataattttattatatattttgagtcCTCATTTGATAATGGTGTAAAACTTTTTATCTTgttagtatataatttttttcttttattgaattcaaaataaaatgattgattattttaaatttggttcGAGCACCACTCTTCACCTTACAGATTCCATAATTATTCGGAGGATTGAAGAGTTTTTCTCGTGTGACTGACTTGTTTGGGTTGTCAACAAAGGCTAGAAAAATACTTTTGTGACATACTAGTAGTTGGTTTAGAACTTGGACAGCTGGACAATGGAGTTAGATAGGGAATCAATATACTATTCTATATATAGAccataataaaaacaaattccaaAGTTGAAAACTTTGGCATATTGTCTTTTTCAACATTCTATTGTTAATAAATTGTTTCTAAGTTCCCAAAAAGCATTGAAACACTGAAATTAAAACATGAATATGTTAAATTTAGTACTGTTACAGATTACCAAGCAAGTTttcaacttcaaagttcaaaaccATGTCATTGAAACTAAGCATGCTTTATTGAAAATATTCCTTAGGTGAAAATACAGAAGATGAAATCAAGCCTAGAGGAAAAGTTGATGAAGAGGATGTCAGTGGTTCACAGGAAAGCTGAGGAGTGGAGAGCAGAAGCTAGACAACAACACTTGGACCAAATCCAGAAGGCCACTGTACAAGCTCAAAAGATTATTCATAAACATAACTCACAATTTTCAAAGCCCAGTTCATGTGGTTGCTTCCCTTGCAATAACAACCATCATTAAATAGTGTTGTTAGGTGTGTTAAAAGAGACTTGTTAAGGATTTAAGgataaagaatatttaataaaagcaaaattttaatatattgaaatttcaaaaagctttatTTTTATGTAGTACTACTATCTCtagttctttataaaaaaaaaaaaacatgtatatgttttctttaattataagaaacataaaataagtatttttttattacgaaGTATATTAGTGAAACATTTGTTCATTATTCATGCAAGTATTCACTGATctattagcatttttttttattttgttacaagTCTCCAAAAAGGTTCATTAGCATTTTCCTTAAATATAGTAATTCTAAATGGATCATCACTTAACACTTGCCCTGCATGATATCTTGAGCCTGGAATatatttcatttcctttttaatatttttaaaaagaaaatattttcgaAATCAGAAATTCATAGCCACTTAGATAAGTCCAAGCAAGGTGCACACACAGTATATCTAACTCATGGGACTACACAATAGCTTCGAAACCTGAAAATTACAAAGGGAAAGGTGATGTggatttgttgttttttgtgaTGCTTGTGTCGTTTTGTATTTGGATTAGTTTGTTTAGGAGGTCGAAAAATACAAAGTTGACAAGCAAATACTAATAAAGTAAAGTAAAGTAAAGGGTATCCCTATTCCCTACTACTTTTTCAGATATCTCCCGTCATATAAGGTTACGTGAACTAGTAAACTAGATCCTGTCTCTAATGGGACACGGGGTCACATGTTCCAaccttttaaatttaatcttttttaatatattttttttccttcaaagttaagttactcttattttttttttcccttatatttaattttttttctcaattttagaAAATCTTGTTTTTAATCCCTCTTGCACTCAAAAATCTggcaaaaaatttattaaaaagagattttttttaattgaagaagtaaaaaaaaaaacactatggAACCAAAAATAACAGTGATACTTTCTAGGTATACTAGCCaaaattaagagataaaaaatatatttaaattttttgtttatggtaaaaagaaaactaatatGCTTTCCAAGTTTCCTACCGTTTTGATGATTATTGTCATTagaataattattagaaattaataaataaaagatattaaaaatcatgtaaaaatgcaatagtaatattaaatattataatttcaatcaaatttatttattcatttttatattattgaattaaaataagaatttaatttttatgcaatattagtataaaaaaaattacactatgaACTAATAAGAAAGTATGTTatatttgacttttaaaattCAACAACTCTATtatacataacaatttataatttaatatatatgtaaagattttaaaattcaacaacTCTTAAAACAATACCATTTCAAATAAACATATGCTTTGGTTAAGACCATAAAGTTCAATGTGGCGATTGTTAAATATACTTTACTAAATTTATAAACATACTCCCATTTCCCTTTatttctactattttttttccaaaatatctTTATAATTGTGTTcctaatttcaatttccttttacTGTTCGCCTCTTCCTCCTCAACTCACTCCCTTCCGCGTTTTATACAAGATTGCAATTCATCCTAAAATGACACTTGAATAGGCTTTATTCAATTTGAACCagcagctttttttttttttgataaaaaaatccaGATTATACAGCACAACAACTATTAAAGAATAATATCAAAAGTTCACACCAAAAACAGGTTACTGAGCACATTTCAATTTCGGCCTTTGATCTCAACTGTTTTGCATTGAACTATGTTGTACGGGTATTTCGTTCATACTCATACAATTCCGTTACTAAGAGAAGtaccattctcattcatttcccttttttttggttACAAAAAAGAATCATATATCATTTTACATATCCTTGCAagatattagaaaaataaaagaaattaatacattTTGTATCTTCTTTTTCACTAAATAAACTTCATATAAATTCCACTAAATAACCCAAGCCTATTCTTTTAGTAAAACTAACATGAAGTTTAACCATAAAATAACGTGCTGaaaaaagtttgttattggTATTCTAATACGAagtttattcaattaaaaagagaTGATATAGGACCTAATACAAGGAAGTATAAGAATGGAGAAAACCAAATATCTTTTCACGCCTTGCATATTCAAGATGCAAATATAATAAGGAGTTAACAAACTTATtccagaaaacaaaaagagactATTTTCTCTAACTACAAAATCCATCGCTCATCAAATATCAATTGGGTACCCGTAAAAATGACGGATAAAATTCAACTAGGACTTAGTCACGGAACTCATCCATGAATTTTTCATGGAACTCTGTCAAGCGGGTGACAATGGCCGGAATCTTTTCTTCTGGAGGCAATATGGTGCACCTAAAATGCCATGTGCCAGGAACCTTGCAAGACACAAACAATCAGTTTATAATTACCAAAAGGATGGAAAATGCAATCATCAATTTTGTTGCTCAATATCAGTAAATAAATTTGTCATAATTAGTACATAAACTAACCTGTCCAAAACCAGAACCAGGAACAACAACTACTCCTGTCGCGTTAAGCAAGCGTTTGCAATAGAAATTATCAGGTGCTGTATTTGCATCTCCTGCAGCTTTGATAGCCTTTTGGGACAGGCGAATTTGGGGGAACAGATACATTGCCCCTTCTGCTTTGTTGCATGTTACACCCTCTAATTTGTTGAATGCATCTTCTAGTGTCTGTTCAGAATAAATCAcaatagaaagcaaaaaaattggTAAAGGTTCTAAGAGTGGAAAAATGGCcagtaaaatttgtaaatattttaggGGCTATGGTGGTCAGTTCATGGTGTAAGAGAATCTCTTCAAAACTAACTTTGGTGAAGTGTATGGACCCCAAAGAAAAAGTATACCACTATGTTAAGCAAATCCAAACTTCCAATGGGGGGGCAAGGAGGAAGGGCAccttaaaaattctaaaatattacTCTTGAATCAAAGTTATAATGTTGTTGGTTGCTTTTACTATCTTAAATTATTTGCTAGGTAACTAACCTTGGCACGCCTAGCAAGGGACTCCAAAATATTCTCCTTCTCAGCATTGAATGACTCATAGGACTCATCTCCAACCTGCAGACATCCATTGAATACCAAACCAGTAATGGAATGACAGAAATGGTGAAGTTTTATACCAAACCCATTTCCTTATTGTGAACAAATAATTCTGTTTAAAATATAACACTGCTAATTGTATTATGTTTGCCTTCTTATTTCACAAGGGATATTATAAAGGTTCTAGGTGTATTTTGGTTTAACATGCCAAAGGCATGGGATATCAAAGCTCTAACAGGAGTGGCACATGTCACTCTAGACCTAGACTAAATGCATAGTTGTCGTTGACAAATACAAAGTTACTGTTCTTGAAAGGCAATGCTTCAATTGAGTATAATTCCTTCCGATTAACCATGTACACTCTTTTACTCTTTAGTACGAGGGTGCTACtgatattttaattctaggttggCACTCTAACCAAGCGGGTGTTCAATGCTCTTTTAACTATTCAAACTAAAGAATTACTACCcacaacacaagaaaattataCTTAAAGATGCAAGGAGTTAACCTTAGGAGGACTCATGACTAAGCTAGCAAGA
The Glycine max cultivar Williams 82 chromosome 16, Glycine_max_v4.0, whole genome shotgun sequence genome window above contains:
- the LOC100776089 gene encoding uncharacterized protein, producing the protein MDLPSHKFFQPPSTLAPHGVALLTESNMSMYGKSKDNPFADDFPDPLCKLNLKETSEFVKSLPLPLPMPNGRAESRGHSVSQQRRLLDSPSTPGRPVFTFSSGLPRKSFPSKWDDAEKWLMSTSCHDSPAHNNTTLKVSVSDSSKITTRQQHCGDDVVGFKQQMEGFSEKSRVTEERVSSKAVPNFPWSPSLDHHHNTLGSFNGVKDIVLKDKFTDSIEPVLPNLRYLEPAKEGFLFRNQGGGAMQDACTEVVQHRDIGTEMTPLGSSTTSRCHTPVKISSPPRHNTPASRSGPLALASSACTLDVIQLEECHFSKLQLGTQYDLVPLNWSSSEEEEKEISKSLRHNGSHKADSDCIAAAWEEEEKTKCCLRYQREEAKIQAWVNLQNAKAEARSRKLEVKIQKMKSSLEEKLMKRMSVVHRKAEEWRAEARQQHLDQIQKATVQAQKIIHKHNSQFSKPSSCGCFPCNNNHH